A stretch of the Vibrio sp. SS-MA-C1-2 genome encodes the following:
- the phrB gene encoding deoxyribodipyrimidine photo-lyase, which translates to MFLVWFRQDLRLDDQLALLAAYQRAKEQHTSIIALYIASPQQWGSHHVAPIQVDLIARRLRHLSDDLARLNIPLIFKRCDNYQQIPAIVAKLADQQGVTDLFYNRQYEYNELMRDHNVDECLTAADIAVHHFDDLLLLPPGSVTTGSGEMYKVFTPFKKRALSLLAETEFDSLKHSLSPQRPLSFKGSDIESIILDYQDEQFPIDNHGAMSSINWFAVEDKIADHLMAFCQERAVDYQRDRDFPAIDGTSQLSPYLAIGALSIRRCYQQLLSYNQCSDDDLGGATWLSELLWREFYKHLSFAYPRLSKGKPFHLWTDNIQWQGKTSDFIAWQRGETGFPIIDAAMRQLNSTGWMHNRLRMITASFLTKDLKIDWRQGEHYFSSKLIDGDFSANNGGWQWAASTGTDAQPYFRIFNPTTQGERFDPKGEFIRQWIPELAEVPDKFIHTPHIWSENATIPLDYPLPIVDHKAERLSAIAMFKAAKE; encoded by the coding sequence ATGTTTTTAGTCTGGTTTCGACAAGATTTAAGACTTGATGATCAACTGGCGCTCCTTGCTGCTTATCAACGTGCAAAGGAACAGCATACATCGATCATTGCGCTTTATATTGCCTCACCTCAGCAGTGGGGGTCTCATCATGTCGCACCCATTCAAGTAGATCTCATTGCTCGTCGATTACGACATTTAAGTGATGATCTTGCTCGATTAAATATTCCTCTTATCTTTAAGCGTTGTGATAATTACCAACAAATTCCCGCTATCGTCGCAAAACTGGCTGATCAACAAGGCGTTACTGATCTTTTTTATAATCGACAATATGAGTACAACGAACTCATGCGCGATCACAATGTCGATGAGTGTTTAACGGCGGCTGATATTGCCGTTCATCATTTTGACGATTTACTCTTATTGCCTCCAGGATCAGTAACCACAGGCAGTGGAGAGATGTATAAAGTTTTCACGCCGTTTAAGAAGCGTGCGCTGAGTCTATTAGCTGAGACTGAATTTGACTCTTTGAAACATTCGCTTTCTCCACAGCGACCTTTATCTTTTAAAGGCAGCGATATTGAGAGTATTATTCTGGATTATCAAGATGAGCAGTTTCCAATAGATAATCATGGTGCGATGAGTTCGATTAATTGGTTTGCTGTTGAAGATAAGATTGCTGATCATTTAATGGCGTTTTGTCAAGAGCGCGCCGTTGATTATCAAAGAGATCGTGATTTCCCCGCTATTGATGGAACCAGCCAATTATCACCTTATCTTGCTATTGGTGCGTTATCTATTCGTCGTTGTTATCAACAATTATTAAGTTATAACCAATGTAGTGATGACGATCTTGGCGGTGCAACGTGGTTGAGTGAACTATTATGGCGAGAATTTTATAAGCACTTAAGCTTTGCTTATCCAAGATTATCTAAAGGTAAGCCATTTCATCTTTGGACTGATAATATCCAATGGCAAGGTAAAACATCAGATTTTATTGCTTGGCAACGAGGTGAGACCGGCTTTCCAATTATTGATGCAGCGATGAGACAGCTAAATAGTACCGGTTGGATGCATAATCGTTTAAGGATGATTACCGCGTCATTTTTAACCAAGGATTTAAAAATAGACTGGCGACAAGGTGAGCATTATTTCTCATCTAAGCTTATTGATGGTGATTTCTCAGCAAATAATGGTGGTTGGCAATGGGCAGCATCAACAGGAACGGATGCGCAACCTTATTTTCGTATTTTTAATCCAACGACTCAAGGTGAGCGTTTTGATCCTAAAGGTGAGTTTATTCGACAATGGATACCTGAATTAGCCGAAGTCCCTGATAAATTTATCCACACTCCGCATATCTGGAGTGAAAACGCGACCATTCCGTTAGATTATCCACTGCCTATTGTTGATCATAAAGCTGAACGATTATCTGCTATTGCGATGTTTAAAGCTGCGAAGGAATAG
- the yeiP gene encoding elongation factor P-like protein YeiP: protein MPKASEIKKNAAVEHNGKVYLVRDISKLTPSGRAGASLYRMRLYDVATGAKADESFKADEMINLADFSRHHVMFSYIDGDEYVFMDNEDYTPYNMNKDSIAEELLFITEETEGLQVLTVDGSPVAIELPSSVEMVIVETDPSIKGASASARTKPAILSTGLTVQVPEYIANGEKIKINTTEHKFMSRADSK, encoded by the coding sequence ATGCCTAAGGCAAGTGAAATTAAAAAGAATGCAGCTGTTGAACACAATGGCAAAGTATATTTAGTTCGTGATATTAGCAAACTAACTCCAAGTGGTCGTGCAGGTGCTAGCTTATACCGCATGCGTCTATATGATGTAGCGACAGGCGCCAAAGCTGATGAGAGCTTCAAAGCTGATGAGATGATCAATCTTGCAGACTTTAGCCGCCACCACGTTATGTTTTCTTATATTGATGGTGACGAGTACGTATTCATGGATAATGAAGACTACACGCCATACAACATGAACAAAGATAGCATCGCAGAAGAATTGTTGTTTATTACTGAAGAGACTGAAGGTCTACAGGTTTTAACCGTTGATGGCTCCCCTGTTGCAATTGAATTACCTTCAAGTGTTGAAATGGTGATTGTTGAGACAGATCCTTCAATCAAAGGTGCATCTGCAAGTGCTCGTACTAAGCCAGCTATTTTATCAACAGGCTTAACTGTACAAGTTCCTGAGTATATCGCCAATGGTGAAAAGATTAAGATCAATACAACAGAACATAAGTTCATGAGTCGCGCTGATTCTAAATAG
- a CDS encoding MarC family protein: MSDIISVAVTAFMGFFAVMNPIANTAVFVGMTGEMNHAQRRGVAFKALFTAFCIIAAFCLLGKGIFELFGITLPALRLAGGVLVFMVGYHMLQGSSSSMHSEDSSTESESETSASKVHQPTTDVAISPLAVPILAGPGTIATAMNYSASGGIIDIIVTISTFALLCFISFFCFMSGQKLINIIGESGVTIATRLMGLILTVIGMQMLIQGLHDGYQLFSSTPL, translated from the coding sequence ATGTCAGATATTATTTCCGTTGCGGTAACTGCATTTATGGGCTTTTTTGCAGTAATGAACCCAATAGCCAATACCGCGGTCTTTGTTGGTATGACAGGTGAGATGAATCACGCACAACGTCGTGGTGTTGCTTTTAAAGCATTATTTACTGCTTTTTGTATCATTGCTGCTTTTTGTTTATTGGGAAAAGGAATTTTTGAATTGTTTGGCATTACTTTACCTGCATTACGCTTAGCGGGCGGTGTATTGGTCTTTATGGTCGGTTATCATATGCTTCAAGGCAGCAGTTCGAGTATGCATTCCGAAGATTCTTCAACGGAATCCGAATCAGAAACAAGTGCATCTAAGGTGCACCAACCTACCACTGATGTCGCAATATCACCTCTGGCAGTGCCAATCTTAGCTGGCCCAGGAACCATTGCTACCGCTATGAACTACTCTGCTTCTGGTGGCATTATCGATATTATCGTCACGATTAGTACTTTTGCTTTATTGTGTTTTATCTCATTTTTCTGTTTTATGTCAGGGCAAAAGCTCATTAATATTATCGGTGAAAGTGGCGTTACCATCGCGACACGATTGATGGGATTAATATTAACGGTTATTGGGATGCAAATGCTAATCCAAGGTCTCCATGATGGATATCAACTATTTAGTTCAACTCCGCTTTAA
- the ppiC gene encoding peptidylprolyl isomerase PpiC — MAQTAHALHILVKHKEKADDIMAQLKKGAKFQTLAKKYSTCPSGKKGGDLGEFRKGQMVPQFDKAVFQGEVITPQLVKTKFGWHIVKVLYRT, encoded by the coding sequence ATGGCTCAAACTGCACATGCACTGCATATATTAGTGAAACATAAAGAGAAAGCTGACGATATTATGGCTCAGTTAAAGAAGGGCGCCAAGTTTCAAACTTTAGCGAAAAAGTACTCCACATGCCCATCAGGTAAAAAAGGAGGAGATTTAGGTGAATTTCGTAAAGGCCAAATGGTGCCACAGTTTGATAAAGCCGTTTTTCAAGGAGAAGTGATCACTCCTCAACTTGTTAAGACTAAGTTTGGTTGGCATATTGTGAAAGTACTATACCGTACTTAA
- a CDS encoding DMT family transporter, translating to MHNQSATAGSPYLGIQFMLLSALGFTLMAVCVKLVSHSGIPLFEIIAVRALISVILSYLMVKKKRISIWGHNKLLLSCRGVIGTTGLICVYYALTVLPLAEATIIQNTTPIITSILAFLFLKERIHLSTILSIALGAFGVVIIVKPDLFFASQVDDIPTFGLIVALMGATASSVAYTIVKKLSRKEDPAVIVFYFPLFALPVALFLLGNEIVVPDLYQLVLLILVGLFTQIGQVFITKAMKVGAASKTMAYSYIQVLFAIALGIFFFNEVPTSTTLMGTVLIIGGALINLFKENKS from the coding sequence ATGCATAATCAAAGCGCTACCGCCGGCTCCCCTTATCTTGGCATTCAATTTATGCTGCTTTCTGCTCTTGGTTTTACTTTAATGGCGGTATGCGTAAAACTCGTCAGCCACAGTGGGATCCCTCTTTTTGAGATCATTGCAGTTAGAGCTTTAATTTCAGTTATCTTAAGTTATCTGATGGTTAAAAAGAAAAGAATATCGATATGGGGACATAATAAGCTACTTCTCTCTTGCCGAGGAGTCATTGGAACAACAGGATTAATTTGTGTTTACTATGCGTTAACCGTACTTCCTTTAGCAGAAGCAACGATTATCCAAAATACGACCCCAATTATTACTTCTATTTTGGCTTTCTTATTCTTAAAAGAACGAATCCATCTATCAACTATTTTGAGTATTGCATTAGGTGCATTTGGAGTTGTGATAATCGTCAAACCTGATCTGTTTTTTGCATCTCAAGTTGATGACATTCCAACATTTGGTCTTATTGTCGCCTTGATGGGTGCAACGGCTAGCTCAGTTGCCTATACCATCGTAAAAAAGCTAAGCAGGAAAGAAGATCCTGCGGTAATTGTATTCTATTTTCCTCTTTTTGCGCTTCCTGTTGCACTCTTTTTATTAGGAAATGAAATCGTTGTTCCTGATTTATATCAGTTAGTATTGTTAATCCTAGTTGGGTTATTCACTCAAATTGGTCAAGTCTTTATCACCAAAGCGATGAAAGTGGGGGCAGCAAGTAAAACAATGGCGTACTCTTATATTCAAGTCTTGTTTGCTATTGCTTTAGGTATTTTCTTTTTTAATGAAGTACCAACTTCAACCACGTTAATGGGTACTGTATTAATTATTGGCGGGGCTTTGATTAATCTATTTAAAGAAAATAAATCATAA
- a CDS encoding ABC transporter substrate-binding protein, with protein sequence MKKFKSTLIAITIALTFATPSFAAEVPADVQLAQEQTLTRGNGAEVPTLDPIMASDTASARVINDMFEGLLTEDLHGNLIPALATDWTISEDKKRYTFNLREAQWSDGEAITARDFVFALKRIVDPNTGAPYSWYVNMANIVNASEITKGDISPDKLGVKALDDQTLEINLTKATPYFIKMLAHSSMFPLPQHVVEKYGSTWTKPEHMVTSSAYKLDKWVINERIVLSRNEAYWNDKKTIINEVTYLPIEDLNAEYNRFRTNEIDLTSTVPLELFKVIKRDLPDELLTMPSLGTYYYLFNVNKAPFNDPKIRQALAYAIDRDVVVNGILGQGQIPAYTNTPPAVAGFDVPKLEWATLSQKERNQKAKALLAEAGYGEENPLTFELDYNTSESHKKLAIAISSMWNKNLGTKVTLANQEWKTFLQTLSEKDFSVARYAWIGDYNEASTFLSYFDSEGLNYGGWSNKNYDQLLSDASFSETDQGREKLYQQAEEIFAKEMPAIPVYFYTRTVLKQTNIGGYSKDNASDNRYTRDLYITK encoded by the coding sequence ATGAAGAAATTTAAATCAACTCTCATTGCCATTACGATAGCACTGACGTTTGCAACGCCCAGTTTTGCTGCTGAAGTACCCGCAGATGTTCAATTAGCACAAGAACAGACATTAACTCGAGGCAATGGTGCAGAAGTGCCGACGCTTGATCCGATTATGGCATCAGATACAGCCAGTGCTCGTGTTATTAATGATATGTTTGAAGGATTGCTAACTGAAGATCTTCATGGCAACTTAATCCCTGCGTTAGCAACGGATTGGACGATTTCTGAAGATAAAAAACGTTATACCTTCAACTTACGTGAGGCACAATGGTCGGATGGCGAAGCGATTACTGCCCGTGATTTTGTCTTCGCATTGAAGCGAATTGTCGATCCTAATACTGGCGCGCCTTATTCTTGGTATGTCAATATGGCGAACATTGTTAATGCCTCTGAGATCACAAAAGGAGATATCTCACCAGATAAGCTAGGCGTTAAAGCACTTGATGACCAGACGTTAGAGATAAATTTAACTAAAGCGACACCTTATTTTATTAAAATGTTAGCGCATTCAAGTATGTTTCCACTTCCACAGCATGTGGTTGAAAAGTATGGTTCAACGTGGACTAAGCCTGAACATATGGTGACGAGCAGTGCGTATAAACTCGATAAATGGGTGATCAATGAGCGTATTGTGTTGAGTCGAAATGAAGCATATTGGAACGACAAGAAAACCATTATTAATGAAGTGACTTATCTGCCAATTGAAGACTTAAATGCAGAATATAACCGATTCCGCACCAATGAAATTGATTTAACGTCAACCGTCCCTTTAGAGTTATTTAAAGTGATTAAACGAGATCTTCCTGATGAGTTATTAACCATGCCGTCATTAGGAACCTATTATTATCTCTTTAATGTCAATAAAGCCCCATTTAATGATCCGAAAATTCGTCAAGCCTTAGCTTATGCGATCGATCGTGATGTTGTGGTTAATGGAATTCTAGGACAAGGGCAGATCCCGGCGTATACCAATACACCCCCAGCCGTTGCTGGATTTGATGTGCCCAAATTAGAGTGGGCTACATTGAGCCAAAAAGAACGTAATCAAAAAGCAAAAGCGTTATTGGCTGAAGCGGGTTACGGGGAAGAGAATCCATTAACGTTTGAGTTGGATTATAATACTTCTGAATCTCACAAAAAGTTAGCGATCGCGATCTCTTCCATGTGGAATAAAAACTTAGGGACAAAAGTTACCTTAGCAAACCAAGAATGGAAAACCTTCCTCCAAACATTGTCAGAGAAAGATTTTAGTGTTGCGCGTTATGCATGGATTGGTGACTATAATGAAGCTTCAACGTTTTTAAGTTATTTTGATTCAGAAGGGTTGAACTACGGTGGTTGGTCAAATAAAAACTATGATCAACTATTGAGTGATGCATCATTCTCGGAGACGGATCAAGGACGAGAAAAATTGTATCAACAGGCTGAAGAGATATTTGCGAAAGAGATGCCCGCGATTCCAGTTTATTTCTATACTCGTACCGTATTGAAACAGACCAATATTGGCGGCTATAGCAAAGACAACGCATCAGATAATCGCTATACCCGTGACTTATACATTACAAAATAA
- a CDS encoding solute:sodium symporter family transporter: MQFVTLLSFLAFTGLVGIITFLKIRNNKNDTQDSYFLGGRSLTGIVIASSLILTNLSASNFVGMSGQAYSSNMSVMGWEVASGVTLVIVALMLVPRYLKQGITTVPDFLENRYDKATKQFVTLLFLCQYVINILPTTLYAGAVIINQIFQVDALLGVTNFQAIWIISAAIGFLGFFYAIYGGLKAVVIADTINGVGLVIGGLMIPVFGLMALGHGSFGDGLNLILTHAPEKLQSVGSSSDPLPFSTVFTGLLLVNLYYWGTDQSIIQRALGAKNLKEGQKGVILAGSIKVITPLFLIIPGVIAFHMFGSDAGNPDTMYTRLVNEVLPKPLVGFFVAVMFGAILSTFNGVLSSSTTLFTLNVYKPLFGKGQSDKELVSKGRIFGIFIAIAAICISPFIMYAPEGLFQYLQMVAGFFSVPIFTIVFVGYISKRVPAIAAKIALTVFVLSYGSMQLIFHTPLHFLHQLAILFVVCTILMFVIGAIKPRQTDYVLPTSDAVDLTPWEHRYAASAIVVWMVIGAFLTFSDIGLVSGDYFWMEMYGLLGIAMLAVIFISNAIRKGKNKALASK, from the coding sequence ATGCAATTTGTTACATTGCTCTCCTTTCTAGCCTTTACGGGGCTAGTTGGGATTATCACATTCTTAAAGATAAGAAATAATAAAAACGATACTCAAGATAGCTACTTCCTTGGTGGACGAAGCTTAACGGGGATCGTTATTGCCTCATCACTTATTTTAACCAACTTAAGTGCCAGTAACTTTGTTGGCATGAGTGGTCAAGCTTACAGCAGCAATATGAGTGTGATGGGCTGGGAAGTGGCATCCGGTGTGACACTCGTTATCGTCGCCCTAATGTTAGTTCCTCGCTATCTTAAGCAAGGGATCACCACAGTACCTGACTTTTTAGAAAATCGTTATGACAAAGCAACTAAACAGTTCGTTACATTACTGTTCTTATGTCAATACGTCATCAACATTTTACCGACAACCCTTTATGCTGGTGCGGTAATCATTAACCAAATATTCCAAGTTGATGCGTTACTCGGAGTAACTAACTTCCAAGCTATCTGGATTATTTCTGCAGCTATCGGTTTCTTAGGCTTCTTTTATGCGATTTATGGTGGTTTAAAAGCGGTTGTTATTGCCGATACCATCAATGGTGTCGGTCTGGTTATTGGTGGTCTAATGATCCCAGTGTTCGGTCTAATGGCATTAGGTCATGGTAGCTTTGGTGACGGTCTAAACCTCATCTTGACTCATGCACCTGAGAAACTGCAATCTGTTGGTTCTAGCAGCGATCCACTGCCGTTCTCTACCGTATTTACTGGTCTATTACTAGTAAACTTGTATTATTGGGGTACTGACCAATCCATTATTCAGCGTGCTTTAGGGGCTAAAAACTTAAAAGAAGGCCAAAAAGGGGTTATTCTTGCTGGTTCAATTAAAGTTATAACTCCGTTATTCCTAATCATCCCGGGTGTTATTGCTTTCCATATGTTTGGTTCTGATGCCGGTAACCCTGATACGATGTATACTCGTTTAGTGAACGAAGTGTTACCTAAACCATTAGTTGGCTTCTTTGTTGCCGTTATGTTTGGTGCAATTTTAAGTACCTTTAATGGTGTATTAAGTAGCTCAACAACTCTATTCACATTGAATGTTTATAAGCCATTATTTGGTAAAGGTCAAAGTGATAAAGAGTTAGTATCTAAAGGTCGTATTTTTGGTATTTTCATTGCCATTGCTGCAATCTGTATTTCACCATTCATCATGTACGCTCCTGAAGGTCTATTCCAATACCTACAGATGGTTGCTGGCTTCTTTAGTGTGCCTATCTTTACTATCGTTTTTGTTGGTTACATCTCTAAACGTGTACCAGCTATCGCGGCGAAAATTGCTCTGACCGTATTCGTATTGTCTTACGGTTCAATGCAGCTTATTTTCCATACGCCACTGCACTTCTTACATCAGTTAGCGATTCTATTCGTTGTGTGTACGATTCTGATGTTTGTGATTGGTGCCATTAAACCACGCCAAACGGATTATGTATTGCCGACCAGTGATGCGGTTGACTTAACCCCTTGGGAGCATCGTTACGCAGCTTCTGCTATCGTTGTTTGGATGGTCATTGGTGCATTCTTAACCTTCTCAGATATTGGTCTGGTTAGCGGCGATTACTTCTGGATGGAGATGTATGGTCTGCTGGGTATCGCAATGTTGGCTGTTATCTTTATTAGCAATGCTATCCGTAAAGGTAAGAACAAAGCATTAGCAAGTAAATAA
- a CDS encoding S9 family peptidase — protein MMNTQLISFENSQLAINGVLTFPTQIDSPPLVILCHGFTGDCNESLVATTDKGMFQLTAEQFANAGIATLRCDFSGSGESKGDWFNTTITTELNDLAFILSQLDELPISFTKVGLLGLSLGGLISAITASSNENIDSLVLWNPVSNPYATFSQIFTPEAVHQAVSGKTDQVALPARWGTKYGPLSSEFFFDLYEYDPIAAIGSYTQPLMVIVGTEDDVVLQPQSSNLYIKYHQYQQAFVTLNADHSFDTSKSIIKLNQAIESSLEWFKKTLK, from the coding sequence ATGATGAATACTCAATTAATTAGTTTTGAAAATAGTCAACTCGCCATAAATGGAGTCTTGACATTTCCAACCCAGATTGACTCTCCACCATTAGTGATTCTTTGTCATGGCTTTACTGGTGATTGTAACGAGTCTCTTGTTGCAACAACTGATAAAGGAATGTTTCAACTAACTGCTGAGCAATTTGCTAATGCTGGAATCGCAACATTACGATGTGATTTTAGTGGCAGTGGGGAAAGTAAAGGTGACTGGTTTAACACCACCATTACAACAGAGCTAAATGATTTAGCTTTTATACTGAGCCAGTTAGATGAACTCCCTATCTCTTTCACCAAGGTAGGGTTGTTGGGATTAAGTTTAGGAGGCTTAATTTCAGCAATTACAGCGTCAAGTAATGAAAATATTGATTCTCTGGTCTTATGGAATCCAGTGAGCAATCCTTATGCAACATTTAGTCAAATATTTACCCCTGAAGCGGTTCATCAGGCGGTAAGCGGAAAAACTGATCAGGTCGCTCTTCCAGCGCGCTGGGGAACAAAGTACGGACCTCTTTCATCAGAATTCTTTTTTGACCTCTATGAGTATGATCCGATTGCAGCAATAGGGAGCTATACCCAGCCATTAATGGTCATTGTCGGTACTGAAGATGATGTGGTATTACAACCACAGAGCAGTAATTTATACATCAAGTATCATCAATATCAACAGGCGTTCGTCACTTTGAATGCAGACCATTCATTTGACACCTCTAAATCAATAATAAAACTTAATCAAGCCATCGAATCCAGTCTCGAATGGTTTAAAAAAACGCTAAAATAG